A window from Bufo bufo chromosome 1, aBufBuf1.1, whole genome shotgun sequence encodes these proteins:
- the LOC120991289 gene encoding zinc finger protein 239-like encodes MSVSEKDTAESHSEGRSEEPLDTTPEPLEDGSDTQVAPEDSPPPPCPDCGRTFQTLRAHRLHRRNHATDLSYTCKDCDVARAGATEGSEKPYSCSVCGRRFCWLLALHSHHEQHTGQRGYQCSQCGKQLPNQPAFRRHQQAHRKDRVCVWCGKAFNCSAKLSRHMRIHTGERPYQCPECPQAFTQLETLRVHQWVHEDPKPYQCQDCGRRFRAQRTFEKHRHLHVSRKPHACPICSKTFFFSSRYKRHLRIHTGERPFQCQQCGKSFNQRSNYQRHRAVHAGKRPFPCTLCEKSFSQASNYRRHLQTHRKGRDRWEENGEYKCIECGVRFTQEGGLHEHYIQHARGEL; translated from the exons ATGTCAGTGTCTGAGAAGGACACCGCAGAGTCTCATTCGGAAGGGAGGTCTGAAGAACCACTTGATACAACCCCCG AGCCCTTGGAGGACGGTTCAGACACCCAGGTGGCGCCCGAGGACTCCCCGCCTCCTCCATGCCCCGACTGCGGACGGACTTTCCAAACTCTCCGCGCGCACAGACTCCACAGGCGCAACCATGCCACTGACCTCTCGTACACCTGCAAGGACTGCGATGTGGCCCGTGCTGGGGCCACCGAGGGGAGCGAGAAGCCATACTCGTGCTCCGTCTGCGGGCGCCGCTTCTGCTGGCTTTTGGCCTTACACAGTCATCATGAACAGCACACGGGCCAGCGTGGCTACCAGTGCTCACAGTGTGGCAAGCAGTTGCCCAACCAGCCAGCCTTCCGTAGACACCAACAAGCTCACCGCAAGGATCGGGTTTGCGTCTGGTGCGGAAAAGCTTTCAACTGCTCGGCAAAATTGTCCCGTCACATGCGTATCCACACCGGGGAAAGACCATATCAGTGCCCGGAATGCCCACAAGCGTTCACACAGCTAGAGACTCTCCGGGTCCACCAGTGGGTGCATGAGGATCCTAAGCCATACCAATGTCAGGATTGTGGACGGAGGTTTCGGGCCCAACGCACCTTCGAGAAGCACAGACACCTGCACGTCTCTCGTAAGCCTCACGCCTGTCCCATCTGTAGCAAGactttcttcttctcctctcgctacaAGCGCCATCTGCGAATCCACACAGGGGAGAGACCTTTCCAGTGCCAACAGTGCGGCAAGAGCTTTAACCAGCGCTCCAATTACCAGAGGCATCGGGCGGTCCACGCCGGCAAAAGACCCTTCCCTTGTACCCTTTGCGAAAAAAGTTTCAGCCAAGCGTCCAACTACCGACGCCATCTTCAGACTCACAGGAAGGGGAGGGACAGGTGGGAAGAGAATGGAGAGTATAAGTGCATTGAGTGTGGGGTACGCTTCACACAAGAAGGGGGGCTCCATGAGCACTATATACAGCACGCCAGGGGGGAGCTGTGA